In a single window of the Rhizoctonia solani chromosome 16, complete sequence genome:
- a CDS encoding sister chromatid cohesion protein, whose product MDASHIHVIALLDKTDLAGHFIVLSYMSLFEPTGLLGGEQSGGSNFVSNGLLFEPTGPGASVGLSSNNYIGHHVFIRDFSGHSFSLPKRKKPARTTSANMRTPRDLENLLETPTHRMMEQLSLSAANDESRSQKASGKSGTSDGGVNHSMWVDRYRPKCFTDLLGDERVHRETMAWLKEWDQCVFGRRKRRPLRQEANEGPQYQDEHGRPEKKFSYYLAGYGVAEINASDARTGSIVDDRIRPILESGTAMGSNKPVLMVIDEVDGATGDSASGFINKLIQLTLDKPKAKKARGDKGGKDSRPLLRPIICICNDLYAPSLARLRPIARVIRFRKAQPVLLTNRLRDICTEESLRADTRALTALVTVTQGDMRACINTLQLIKSRSDTVSENDINRATAGMKETESSVQSVWNDLFTPVTAKTRKHISGASAMETDKYVSRLSRVIDNAGTDRVAVACFEHYTTLRKGRSSWDSLLAAHEWFGWYDTLSMTIRTEQEYGLLPYQPYAITAFHHLFATLGNPKYERVNNDWDHFTRTRVNEEIKTTVSNSLTTGARDSDAAAHLHMMSGSKAVLEFLPLVNRIINPPLKPLNSQIVRTQERLILKRLVEIMAALELRYIQDKNEDGQPIYRLEPAIDVFVTYDGKKAADMNPSRFAVRQMVAEELDALIDRRRHDATTVTSAANGLNFGSRKPKATSATDQDANEAAQTIKEKKTPLGEKQPLDFFGRPIVPKDKPSATSGSRKPSSTIVLRGKAHLPRMNIMETLFGRSVTPAERLRQHQRALAKAQRELDRERTKLEQQEKKLIMDIKKSAKAGQMNAAKIMAKDLAMASMNRGLNLPQIQRIMTEFEKESATMDMKEEMMSDAVDDVMDDELEDEEEEGDKILNQVLDEIGVGLQQDLQLPPTALGTTASQLPNQRQMVAIGEGADGPDSHKPPTSGEGGPGNSDEDALQARLDALKKGF is encoded by the exons atggACGCGTCCCATATACACGTGATCGCGTTACTTGACAAGACCGACCTCGCTGGGCATTTTATCGTACTGAGCTACATGTCGTTATTTGAACCCACTGGACTTCTGGGGGGCGAACAATCTGGAGGCTCTAATTTTGTATCTAATGGACTCTTATTTGAACCCACTGGACCTGGAGCAAGTGTTGGCTTGTCCTCGAACAACTACATTGGCCATCATGTATTTATACGAGATTTTTCTGGACACTCTTTCTCGCTTCCTAAAAGGAAAAAGCCAGCACGG ACAACATCAGCGAATATGAGAACCCCAAGGGACCTTGAGAACTTATTAGAGACACCAACTCATCGAATGATGGAACAGTTGTCTCTTTCTGCGGCCAACGATGAATCAAG AAGCCAGAAAGCGTCTGGAAAGAGTGGCACCAGCGATGGTGGAGTAAATCATTCCATGTGGGTAGACCGTTATCGGCCCAAGTGCTTTACAGATCTCTTAGGAGACGAG CGAGTACACCGGGAAACTATGGCATGGCTCAAAGAGTGGGATCAGTGCGTCTTTGGTAGGCGGAAACGGCGCCCTCTGAGGCAGGAGGCGAATGAA GGACCTCAATACCAAGATGAACACGGGCGACCCGAGAAAAA ATTCTCTTATTATCTG GCGGGCTATGGGGTTGCTGAGATCAACGCAAG CGACGCACGCACTGGTTCCATCGTTGATGATAGGATTAGACCTATACTAGAAAGCGGAACCGCAATGGGTAGTAACAAACCCGTCTTGATGGTAATAGACGAGGTAGATGGCGCTACTGGTGATAGT GCTAGCGGATTTATCAATAAGCTTATCCAACTCACTCTGGATAAACCTAAAGCGAAGA AGGCCCGTGGAGACAAAGGCGGAAAAGATTCCAGGCCATTACTGCGTCCAAttatatgtatttgtaacGATCT TTATGCGCCCTCCTTGGCCCGCCTCCGCCCTATTGCAAGGGTCATTCGCTTCCGAAAAGCACAGCCTGTCCTCCTCACTAATCGCCTGCGTGATATCTGCACTGAAGAGAGCCTACGCGCTGATACTCGCGCATTGACCGCTCTGGTTACAGTCACGCAGGGAGATATGCGCGCGTGTATCAACACACTTCAG TTAATCAAATCTCGCTCCGATACAGTATCTGAGAATGATATTAATCGAGCCACAGCCGGGATGAAGGAAACCGAGAGCTCAGTCCAGTCTGTCTGGAACGACCTTTTTACTCCAGTCACCGCCAAAACACGCAAGCATATATCTGGAGCGAGCGCTATGGAGACTGACAAGTATGTTTCGAGATTATCACGAGTGATTGACAATGCTGGGACAGACCGAGTGGCTGTTG CGTGCTTCGAGCACTATACCACTCTGCGAAAGGGTAGGTCATCCTGGGATAGTCTGCTAGCCGCACATGAATGGTTCGGGTGGTACGATACACTTTCGATGACTATCCGAACCGAACAAGAGTACGGACTTCTACCATACCAACCGTATGCTATAACCGCATTTCATCATTTGTTCGCCACGCTTGGGAATCCCAAGTACGAACGAGTAAACAATGATTGGGAT CACTTTACTAGAACAAGAGTCAATGAGGAGATCAAGACCACTGTCTCCAACTCCCTCACTACCGGAGCTCGAGATTCGGATGCCGCAGCACATTTGCATATGATGTCTGGAAGCAAGGCAGTTCTCGAGTTTCTTCCACTGGTCAATCGGATTATCAATCCTCCCCTAAAACCT CTTAACAGCCAGATTGTTAGGACTCAAGAGCGACTGATTCTAAAACGCTTGGTGGAAATCATGGCTGCCCTGGAATTGAGGTACATCCAGGACAAGAACGAAGACGGTCAACCCATCTATAGGCTTGAACC TGCCATTGACGTCTTTGTTACTTACGATGGGAAGAAAGCGGCCGACATGAATCCTTCCAGGTTCGCAGTACGGCAGATGGTGGCTGAAGAG CTTGATGCTCTGATCGATAGGCGCCGTCACGATGCCACGACAGTAACTAGCGCAGCGAATGGCCTGAACTTCGGGTCACGGAAGCCAAAAGCCACCAGCGCCACAGATCAGGATGCAAATGAAGCAGCTCAGACCATCAAGGAAAAGAAGACCCCTCTTGGGGAAAAG CAACCTCTCGACTTCTTCGGCCGTCCAATAGTTCCTAAAGATAAACCTTCAGCTACTTCCGGATCCCGAAAACCTTCGTCAACCATAG TCCTTCGTGGCAAGGCGCATCTGCCCAGAATGAATATCATG GAAACGTTGTTCGGGCGGAGCGTGACGCCCGCCGAACGGCTAAGGCAGCACCAACGCGCACTGGCCAAAGCTCAGCGTGAATTGGACAGGGAACGCACGAAACTAGAGCAGCAGGAAAAGAAACTAATTATGGATATAAAGAAGAGCGCAAAAGCTGGTCAAATG AACGCCGCAAAAATAATGGCCAAAGACCTT GCTATGGCGAGTATGAACCGAGGTCTCAACCTCCCGCAAATTCAACGAATCATGACAGAATTCGAAAAAGAAAGTGCCACGATGGATATGAAAGAGGAAATGATGAGCGATGCTGTGGATGATGTGATGGATGATGAActcgaagacgaggaggaagaaggagACAAGATCCTGAATCAAGTCCTTGATGAGATAGGAGTTGGGCTACAACAAGAC CTTCAGCTGCCTCCCACCGCACTGGGAACCACTGCTAGCCAACTACCCAACCAGCGCCAGATGGTTGCGATCGGTGAAGGTGCTGACGGTCCTGATTCACACAAACCTCCCACATCAGGCGAAGGCGGCCCTGGAAATTCGGACGAAGACGCGCTTCAAGCACGGTTGGATGCACTCAAGAAAGGATTCTAA
- a CDS encoding Type 2A phosphatase-associated protein 42: MSGELPLSAIYDQALASSSRLSEYSALSPEYKSLSDEALRDLRQVAQAVSDLQLFSRNETLEDISTKQLVYLTVPYATAELLLALPRLNLRSEKIYWDRLRCFILASSQLQKFITYVTDYGIVDDTTIQTTNRLAQMSKNPAQRREAKIQQYQAEKQLKSRIQALRSQTLATNIEEPSNNYDSIRMLISSGASHAGSVNVDDDDLDMDDETRRELTITLLRLLYAQTQSSLQQIKEEAQILQNMPSPSSSHSQPETSKRNDDTWRLDTTPRGGPDGRGPLMDSQGRPLRPFTILPSNVAERTRLQNEVFRPDHRLPSMSIDEYLAEEERRGNILRGGGKASEQAPTSSERLAVDSEQDGTRFGEEKSEEKRKKDEEWAVFTDANPKGAGNTMNRGFEDSPPVTCCTELCSTKAQPLLDHHRHIDGLLISPTLLPAPQIFPFLLPKPHQPHATPIPRNGQVKFNERRDLKEEADVLSDEELEIEELMAEIKTYGHNFLIPIGKNMTLDEESADAADPSEPGSSDSNSQTQSASQAEELGTDLDADMQDLDAEVQDLDASTQDLDTSAQDLDASVQDLDASIQDLDADIPNEDSEASIATDQSFVDDEQVDQGL, translated from the exons ATGTCTGGAGAACTTCCATTATCTGCTATATACGACCAGGCGCTCGCTTCCTCGTCTCGTTTATCGGAATACTCGGCTCTATCCCCCGAATACAAGTCTCTTTCCGACGAAGCCCTGAGAGATCTTCGGCAGGTGGCCCAAGCGGTCTCCGACTTGCAACTTTTTAGCAGAAACGAAACTCTGGAAGACATATCGACCAAACAGCTCGTCTATCTTACTGTGCCATATGCTACCGCAGAACTCTTGCTTGCGCTCCCTCGGCTGAACCTGCGATCCGAAAAGATATACTGGGACAGGCTGAGGTGCTTTATTCTAGCATCT TCTCAGCTACAAAAATTCATTACTTATGTAACCGACTATGGTATTGTGGACGACACCACAATCCAAACAACTAATCGGCTGGCTCAAATGTCGAAGAATCCAGCCCAGAGGCGAGAAGCAAAAATCCAACAATACCAGGCTGAGAAACAGTTGAAATCACGAATTCAA GCTCTAAGATCCCAAACGCTTGCGACCAACATTGAAGAGCCCTCCAATAACTACGACTCGATTCGAATGCTAATCAGCTCTGGAGCATCACACGCGGGGAGCGTCAATGTTGACGACGACGATCTTGACATGGACGATGAAACTCGGCGCGAATTAACTATCACCCTTCTTCGCCTGCTGTATGCGCAAACACAATCATCTCTTCAGCAAATCAAAGAAGAAGCTCAAATTCTTCAAAATATGCCCTCACCCTCCAGCAGCCATTCTCAACCCGAAACAAGTAAACGTAATGATGATACATGGCGACTTGATACGACACCTCGCGGAGGACCCGATGGACGAGGGCCACTTATGGATTCACAGGGACGCCCACTAAGGCCCTTTACTATATTACCAAGTAACGTTGCAGAGCGAACGAGACTCCAGAACGAGGTCTTCCGTCCAGATCACAGGCTTCCGAGCATGTCAATCGACGAATATCTGGCTGAAGAAGAGAGGAGAGGGAACATCTTGAGAGGAGGGGG GAAAGCATCCGAGCAAGCTCCCACATCGTCGGAGCGGCTCGCTGTAGATTCGGAACAAGATGGCACTCGATTTGGAGAGGAGAAGTCAGAAGAGAAGCGAAAAAAGGACGAAGAATGGGCGGTGTTTACGGATGCAAACCCCAAGGGCGCGGGCAACACTATGAATAGGGG TTTTGAGGATTCGCCACCGGTCACGTGCTGCACGGAACTATGCAGTACGAAAGCCCAACCCCTTCTAGACCATCACCGCCACATAGATGGTCTCCTCATCTCACCGACACTTTTACCGGCACCTCAAATATTCccatttcttcttccaaaGCCTCACCAGCCTCACGCTACACCTATCCCCCGGAACGGACAGGTCAAGTTTAATGAACGACGCGATTTGAAAGAGGAGGCCGATGTACTAAGTGATGAGGAATTAGAAATCGAGGAATTG ATGGCAGAGATCAAAACTTACGGGCATAACTTCCTTATACCAATTGGAAAGAACATGACATTGGATGAGGAGAGTGCAGAT GCCGCAGATCCGTCGGAGCCTGGGAGCTCGGACTCCAACTCTCAAACTCAATCAGCCTCTCAAGCTGAGGAACTGGGGACTGATTTGGATGCGGATATGCAAGATCTGGATGCTGAAGTCCAGGATCTGGATGCGAGCACTCAAGATTTAGATACCAGTGCTCAAGACTTGGACGCCAGTGTACAAGACCTGGATGCAAGCATACAAGACCTGGACGCAGATATCCCCAACGAAGATTCAGAGGCAAGCATAGCGACGGACCAGAGTTTTGTAGATGATGAACAAGTCGACCAGGGCCTTTAG
- a CDS encoding regulator of nonsense transcripts protein codes for MDTFDNFQSEYGGIGDDDTASIISGYTQRTGAGPSKLSLNAADALDLDALSIADDHVANRRSELANDFAGGLDDDFDVNLEDNGIGVDLPEYACRQAQLVLFTAASVVKCLVCSKWFCNSRGNTAASHIVNHLVRAKHKEVVLHAESPLGETTPECYNCGSKNAFMLGFIPAKSDTVVVLLCRQPCAAISKDISWNTALWAPLIEDRSFLSWLVTPPSEQEQLRARQITYAQINRLEDLWRDNANATLEDLEKPGVDDEPQPILQRYEDAYQYQNIFGPLVKIEADYDKRLKESQTQDDVVVRWDQGLNQKRIAWFNFPKLESGEVRLAVGDELRLRYHGDSHHAWEGSGHVLKIPNNISDEIGLELRRNDGVPVDCTHGFSVDFVWKSTSFDRMQLAMKTFAIDEKSVSGYIYHKLLGHDLEPTILRTQMPKRFSAPGLPELNHSQMYAVKSVLQKPISLIQGPPGTGKTVTSASIVYHLAKMNPGQVLVCAPSNVAVDQLTEKIHATGLKVVRLTAKSREALESSIAFLTLHRQVAAYTSHTELQKLIQLKNELGELSQSDERKYKTLVRNVEREILAAADVICCTCVGTGDPRLSKLKFRTVLIDEATQAAEPECMIPLVLGCKQVVLVGDHQQLGPVIMNKKAARAGLTQSLFERLVLLGNRPIRLQVQYRMHPCLSEFPSNMFYEGTLQNGVTAPERLRKNVDFPWPVADTPMMFYQNLGQEEISSSGTSFLNRTEASNVEKIVTKFFKAGVVPAQIGVITPYEGQRSYIVTYMQYHGTLKKDLYKDIEVASVDAFQGREKDYIILSCVRSNEHQGIGFLNDPRRLNVALTRSKYGVVILGNPKVLSKHPLWHYLLTHYKEKQCLVEGPLNNLQPSMIQFSKPRRALNKSMEQFRRHDYSDAEATSGAPVLNDARRASTSAYESGFYRTHDPLGYIPSDIQSVKSSASGLPHFGTAAPFGPSKQKAVAGQKRATYASYASSIISQDVAGVPGGTDASSVSGSQFEHNGSIVFSQSDRIRRRNSFTSMAGTSDIGSMSAYDYKSQDSVIDADDSESQYAHSVQSGVTEF; via the exons ATGGACACATTCGACAACTTTCAGTCTGAATACGGTGGAATCGGAGACGATGACACCGCTTCGATTATCTCTGGATATACGCAAAGAACAGGAGCCGGTCCTTCGAAGCTCTCGTTGAACGCGGCAGACGCGTTGGACCTTGATGCCCTTTCTATTGCCGACGATCATGTGGCAAACAGGCGATCAGAGCTGGCCAACGATTTTGCCGGAGGACTAGATGATGACTTTGACGTCAACTTAGAGGATAACGGAATAGGAGTCGACCTTCCGGAATATGCGTGCAGGCAAGCACAACTCGTGCTCTTCACGGCAG CCTCGGTAGTCAAGTGCTTGGTCTGCTCAAAATGGTTCTGCAACTCGAGAGGAAATACAGCGGCATCCCACATCGTCAATCATCTGGTCAGGGCGAAACATAAGGAGGTTGTATTGCATGCCGAGAGTCCGCTTGGAGAAACCACCCCAGAGTGCTACAACTGCGGAAGCAAGAATGCTTTCATGCTTGGCTTCATCCCAGCCAAAAGCGATACTGTTGTTGTGTTGCTTTGTCG TCAACCCTGTGCGGCTATATCTAAAGATATCTCTTGGAATACTGCGCTCTGGGCCCCACTTATAGAGGATCGATCATTCTTGTCGTGGCTGGTCACACCTCCTTCCGAACAAGAGCAGCTACGTGCGCGACAGATTACATACGCCCAGATCAATCGATTAGAGGACCTATGGAGAGACAATGCGAATGCTACGCTTGAAGATCTGGAAAAACCAGGAGTAGACGACGAGCCTCAACCCATTCTCCAAAG GTACGAAGACGCCTATCAGTACCAGAACATCTTTGGTCCACTAGTGAAAATCGAGGCCGATTATGACAAACGACTGAAAGAGTCTCAAACTCAAGACGATGTGGTAGTGCGATGGGACCAAGGCCTCAACCAGAAGCGGATAGCCTGGTTCAACTTTCCTAAACTCGAAAGCGGCGAGGTTCGTTTGGCAGTTGGAGACGAGCTGAGGTTGCGCTATCACGGTGATAGCCACCATGCTTGGGAGGGGTCTGGGCACGTCTTGAAGATTCCGAATA ATATCTCCGATGAAATTGGTTTGGAACTAAGAAGAAACGATGGTGTTCCTGTTGATTGTACCCACGGCTTCTCAGTAGATTTTGTCTGGAAGTCGACGAGCTTCGATAGGATGCAGCTAGCTATGAAAACGTTCGCGATTGACGAAAAGAGCGTCAGCGGTTACATT TATCATAAATTGTTAGGTCACGACCTTGAGCCAACTATCCTACGAACTCAAATGCCTAAGCGCTTCTCAGCTCCTGGCCTTCCGGAACTTAACCACTCTCAGATGTACGCGGTGAAAAGCGTTCTCCAGAAACCGATATCTCTTATTCAGGGGCCACCCGGTACTGGCAAGACTGTGACATCTGCGTCGATTGTTTATCACTTGGCCAAAATGAATCCTGGCCAAGTCTTGGTCTGCGCACCCTCCAACGTCGCAGTCGATCAACTAACGGAAAAGATACACGCTACCGGCCTCAAGGTCGTCCGCCTTACTGCCAAGTCCCGAGAAGCCCTCGAAAGTTCGATAGCGTTCTTGACCCTCCATCGACAAGTCGCTGCCTACACGTCTCACACCGAGCTCCAGAAGCTTATCCAGCTCAAAAACGAACTGGGAGAGCTGAGTCAATCCGACGAGAGAAAGTACAAGACACTTGTCAGGAACGTCGAGCGAGAGATCTTGGCTGCAGCCGATGTCATTTGCTGTACATGCGTTGGAACGGGGGACCCCAGGCTATCCAAACTAAAGTTTAGAACCGTCTTGATCGACGAGGCTACACAAGCTGCTGAGCCAG AGTGTATGATACCTTTGGTCTTAGGATGCAAGCAGGTGGTGCTAGTCGGAGACCATCAG CAACTTGGGCCTGTTATCATGAACAAAAAAGCCGCTCGAGCTGGGCTGACCCAGTCTCTCTTCGAGCGGCTGGTCCTTCTTGGTAACCGACCGATTCGGCTTCAAGTTCAATATCGCATGCACCCCTGTCTTTCAGAATTTCCTTCAAACATGTTCTACGAGGGTACCTTGCAAAACGGTGTTACTGCTCCCGAGAGGCTCCGCAAGAACGTTGATTTCCCATGGCCAGTTGCCGACACACCGATGATGTTTTACCAGAATCTAGGCCAGGAAGAGATTTCGTCCAGTGGAACCTCATTCTTGAATCG AACCGAAGCTTCGAATGTCGAAAAAATCGTGACCAAGTTCTTCAAAGCAGGGGTAGTCCCGGCCCAAATCGGTGTCATCACCCCTTACGAAGGCCAACGCTCATATATCgttacatatatgcagtacCATGGAACACTCAAAAAGGATCTATACAAGGATATCGAGGTGGCGAGCGTTGACGCGTTCCAAGGCCGCGAGAAGGACTACATCATACTTAGCTGCGTACGAAGCAACGAGCATCAGGGGATTGGGTTTTTGAACGATCCAAGACGTTTGAACGTTGCGCTTACTCGGTCCAAGTACGGAGTTGTAATCCTGGGTAATCCGAAAGTTCTCAGCAAA CATCCCCTGTGGCACTATCTACTTACCCATTACAAGGAGAAGCAGTGCCTGGTTGAAGGTCCACTTAACAACTTACAACCCAGTATGATACAGTTCAGTAAGCCTCGACGGGCGCTGAACAAGTCTATGGAGCAATTCCGCCGTCATGACTATAGCGATGCCGAAGCGACCAGCGGGGCGCCTGTATTGAATGATG CTCGCCGTGCTTCTACAAGCGCGTATGAGAGTGGCTTCTACCGTACCCACGACCCACTTGGATATATTCCTTCGGATATTCAATCAGTCAAATCTTCAGCGTCCGGGTTACCACACTTTGGCACCGCTGCTCCCTTCGGTCCTTCCAAACAGAAAGCGGTGGCTGGTCAGAAACGAGCGACATACGCTAGTTATGCGAGCTCGATCATCTCCCAGGATGTTGCTGGAGTCCCGGGAGGAACAGACGCTAGCAGCGTTTCCGGATCTCAATTCGAACACAACGGAAGCATTGTATTTTCACAATCAGATCGAATTAGAAGACGCAACTCGTTCACCTCAATGGCGGGTACATCGGATATCGGGAGCATGTCGGCGTACGATTACAAGAGCCAGGATAGTGTGATTGACGCGGATGACTCGGAGTCGCAGTATGCACATAGTGTACAAAGCGGAGTTACGGAGTTTTGA
- a CDS encoding interferon-induced transmembrane domain-containing protein, translating to MLVQCVILDTGGNQVGCAYCMNVKHRSVLTIDCVPSGTSVVGAYSVHVEDRYALTTHCVPFGTSAVGAYSVHVEDRYALTTQCVPFGTSGGGAYRIDVEDGYALTAQCVPFGTSVGAYSVHVEDRYALTTHCVPFGTSAVGAYSVHVEDRYALTTQCVPFGTSGGAYSVHVKDGYALTTQCVPFGTSACAYSVHVEDGYALTTHYMLFGSSAGA from the exons ATGCTTGTTCAATGCGTGATACTCGATACCGGTGGGAATCAAGTCG GATGTGCGTACTGCATGAATGTCAAGCATAGGTCTGTACTGACGATCGACTGTGTGCCGTCCGGTACATCAGTGG TGGGTGCGTATAGTGTTCATGTCGAGGATCGATATGCGCTGACGACACACTGCGTGCCGTTCGGTACCTCAGCGG TGGGTGCGTATAGTGTTCATGTCGAGgatagatatgcactgacgACACAATGCGTGCCGTTCGGTACCTCAGGAG GAGGTGCGTATAGGATTgatgtcgaggatggatacgCACTGACGGCACAATGCGTGCCCTTCGGTACCTCAGTGGGTGCGTATAGTGTTCATGTCGAGGATCGATATGCGCTGACGACACACTGCGTGCCGTTCGGTACCTCAGCGG TGGGTGCGTATAGTGTTCATGTCGAGgatagatatgcactgacgACACAATGCGTGCCGTTCGGTACCTCAGGAGGTGCGTATAGTGTTCATGTCAAGGATGGATATGCGCTGACGACACAATGCGTGCCGTTCGGTACCTCAGCTTGTGCGTATAGTGTTcatgtcgaggatggatatgcactgacgaCACACTACATGCTGTTTGGCTCCTCAGCGGGTGCGTAA
- a CDS encoding tRNA (5-methylaminomethyl-2-thiouridylate)-methyltransferase: MCLILGSCATGGDSERVRRGLIWSHRWVAKDLQISAVFMRNWDTRDETGSDVGCEWEKIGKIKIFLDNIGPGYSHLPSTPGQTRRTPNPDVFCNREIKFGALFESIIPPNDENTWLATGHYARIAYYHGRPRLMRSDDPNKDQTYYLSSVRESKLKRTLFPLSDLTKPRIRALAQEMRLPTAERGESMGLCFVAEYIPPSSGPILLYPSMKQVGEHKGLHTLTIGQNARIPGQPKKLFVAKKTAEAILVVDDVNHPALMCQSVTLANWKWISQDQDEVMELDGMLSRFGQF; the protein is encoded by the exons ATGTGCTTGATACTCGGCTCGTGCGCCACGGGAGGAGACTCGGAACGAGTGCGACGCGGTCTGATTTGGTCCCACCGCTGGGTAGCAAAG GACCTCCAAATATCAGCGGTATTCATGCGCAACTGGGACACCCGTGACGAGACTGGCTCAGACGTGGGATGCGAGTGGGAGAAGATTGGGAAGAT AAAGATTTTTCTCGACAATATTGGACCCGGGTATTCACACCTGCCCTCGACGCCTGGGCAAACGAGAAGGACGCCGAATCCTGACGTGTTTTGTAACCG CGAGATCAAGTTTGGTGCTTTGTTTGAATCGATCATTCCCCCGAACGATGAGAATACTTGGCTAGCGACAG GCCACTATGCAAGGATTGCGTACTACCACGGGAGACCAAGGTTGATGCGTTCCGATGATCCAAACAAAGATCAAACGTACTACCTATCAAGTGTCAGAGAAAGCAAACTCAAAAGG ACACTCTTCCCCCTATCCGACCTCACAAAACCTAGAATTAGAGCCCTGGCTCAAGAGATGCGGCTCCCAACGGCCGAGAGAGGGGAAAGCATGGGACTGTGCTTTGTCG CAGAATATATACCTCCCTCCAGCGGCCCTATACTTCTTTACCCTAGCATGAAGCAAGTGGGCGAACATAAAGGGTTGCACACACTTACCATCGGTCAAAATGCTCGTATTCCTGGCCAACCAAAGAAATTGTTTGTGGCGAAGAAAACTGCGGAAGCTATTTTGGTTGTCGATGATGT GAATCATCCTGCTCTAATGTGCCAATCCGTTACTCTCGCAAACTGGAAATGGATTTCACAGGATCAGGATGAGGTTATGGAGTTAGATGGTATGCTTTCGCGTTTCGGACAATTCTAG